The DNA window CGATAAGATTGAATTTGGTCTTAATTTTTTGCATAGTATTCACAGGCTGAGAGTGTGGGGCCCTGCAGGTGTGGTGTTGGTTGATGCATGAGTCCAGATGCATTATGGGATCACTCTCCAGACCTTTGCATTGCTTGCTGTATTGGGGCAGTGCATCCGAACAGCCTTATTTAAGGATTCAGTTGGGTCTCAGGCTGATCTATGTTCACTCTTGGTGGTCTTTCTGGCAGTAATATAGGATTTCTTATATTTTGTCTTCCTCATGCTCACTGGTATAGGGTAACCATGTTTTCCAAGCTTGCATCTATTTAGACTATATCTACAGCGTGGGCTGATGAAGAGAGACATAGGAAGAGATTTTTTGTCCTACAGTCGCTCATGTCATCATGACCGTTGCAGTGTCAGCTGTAGCCCATAGCCTTGCAAGGCTCGGCAGTAGCATTGCCCAGGCTCAGGGAAAGTTCATTTTACCAGGATGCGTGTCTCATTGTTCTCTAGCAACATCTGGTGGTTGATGCTTGCTAATGCTGCACATaaagtgtcttcctccaactcatgtcTGTACAAGCTTGGTgcgaaaagaagcatctggcgaCAACTAGGCGGAGCATGTGCTTGTCTACACTGCACCACAGTGGCTGCAGCAATCACAGCAGCTTAGGTGCTGCTTTATGGAGTTGAGCATTCCAACTTGAGGAGAAATGCCgggaaaagcataaaaaataaacaaacaaagaaaacctGGTTGCTGTTAATTCTGGAGTTCTGAAAGCCTCGCTCTACCATCTCTGACCTGACGgttctctctcacctgcttcAGTTACATAGCtcccatttttaatttaacttttgttAATACAAGATAGGTTGGCTGAGCACGCATGATGTTTTACTGTGGCCTGTGTTTATACCAGGGCTGCTGGTGGGACGCACTAATACGACCCCGGTGTAGCATAAGCAGCTGCaccccttgagcaaggtgcttggCCTGATCTGTCTCACCAAATACGGgtctgtataaaataataatgtaaatttgAGATATGCAGGTCACCCTGGTAAAGCTGTCCACTAAGCATATCAATAAAGACAAGAGTTTATCTGTTTTTCCATAGTGATTATCAACCACTTTCTTGTATTCATCCATTAACTGAAATGGCGATGGAAGACTGACTCTATCACAACTGTATTTATTCTAGATATGcacataataatacatatttatgtataatgctgtacaatacattttgattgacaatattattgttttcatgtttgataagaaagacaggaaattaGGCAATCACAACCAACCTCTTTAGTGacttatattattttttattattaacaatCAAATGATTGTTCAAATAATTCTGAGGtaataattgaaaaattattttttaaattaaaggacAAGTTGTTTCCTTAAAATGGAGATgattaaaatggttttaaactAGCCTAAGGTTACAAAAAGTAAATACATGACCCTACATAATCAAATAAACTTTCACAAAAGGTACCAATGATATTTAGTTTTattatgtacacacatataatGCAATAGTATGTaacataaaattacaaaacaagTTGCAGCCAAATCTACAAAAGCATTAATAATGTAAAAGATATAACACTGAAAAGGGTGAAGTTTTACAATCTTTCATATATTCTCCTGATATCAACCACACTTGAGGTAATCAACCCATTTCTCAAAGAGGAAGGCAGTACATGTTTTTAAGCTATGGACTGTAAAACaatcttttgaaaataattatatgtATACTTTGAGACAGTGCTATTGAGAACATGCAATCGTCAGGTACTTGTACGTGCAGAAGCACAAGCAGTCTTTTCAAAGGTAGGCACCTTGCTGGCTATGTGTGTAAAATACACTGCTGTATTTGGGCACATGCTTAAgtattgctgttattattttagGTCTTATGTGGAATGACCGGCATTTAGCAAATTTCCTGTGGAAAGTTTTTCACTGGCTGGTGGTATGTGACCACACATACCTTCTCAGAAGTCATTAAATCCGAACTGCTTGAAATACCTTTGGCCAATTACccagtgtgctgtgtctgaGTGGAACGGTGTGATATTTAGTTATGTTCtgtgctttgtttgtgtgtgggtttatatgtgcatgtgtgcatgtgtgtgcatgcatacacatgaacatgggtatatgtgtgcacatgtatatgtgtgtgtttgaatgtgcatgcacacttgtgtatgtatgtgcgcgtgtgaatATGAGTTTCCTTAAGGATGATCTTCATTTTCATGTCTCCTGAAGGAGCTGAAGAGTGTCTTCCCCATACCTTGGTGAACTCTGACCATTATCCAGAGCTTCGCAATCATCTGAGAAGAACACAAGATCCTGTGGATGGACACAGTAAAATATGTTGAGGTGACAGAGACAGTGTTGGGCATCAGATGGAGTGAGGCCAGAGGGAGTGTGTTAATGTGAATTTTACCCGGTAACAGACTCTGTTGATGATGACATACAGGTTCCTGACTTTGCGTTTCAGTAAGATGATTCTAGGACGCTCTCTGCAGTACTGCGTGGGAAGGTTCTCCACAGCATACAAGAAGTCACGCAGCTTGGACATGACACAGGAATTCTGGGGAAAGAACAATGTTCACTCTGATTATGTGCGGTCAGACGTATCTACTTCTTGTGTGATTCGACTCTATTTATAATGTTGCCTGCATTACATTTAAGGGTGCATAATCTAATAATGGTTTTTCCAGTTGACCGTTTATTATTGATTTTCGATCTTTAAGGTTATTTTCCCACACCATAAATATACCAATGTTAGTTTTATAATATGGTGCgtgcatttataaacatttgTACAACCAAAGATTAAACGCTGGAAAACTTCATGAGGTTCAAGATGATTTTTTGCGATATTGTAGCccaacacactgagaacataaTAGACATCATCCTCACGCATGTAAACTCAAGGGTCGGAAAGCACATATCGCTCAAGTTGTCATACCTCACAAATAACACATAAAACAGTAGTGTAAGTTGTTGTAAATTACcaaatgaacattttcatgACATTTGTGTAAGCATCACAAACACTAATATCTTTGCCGCAATACACGAGGAAATAAGCAAGCAATCAGGAGGGTATACAGGCTACTGCTATGTGAGAGCTCGTTTTATTAGGTTCCCTCAATCATAAATGGGGCATACGGCTCATTACCTTCATTAAAGGCTTAACTTGCTAGCTGCTTGCGGGTCATTTCTCGTCATAGAAAAAATAGCTGTTTGTACAACTTAGTTATTGAggttgtttatgtttttgtgttaacGCCTCAGGgttgaataaaattaattactgAAATTAATCACATCCAAATGATCATCttttgatttttctttaaatgcctTTGCCTGGGGGATCGATTAACTTTAACGTTTGAAACAAACTTTAACTTACGTGCACATCCAGATACATTTTTGGCAACACCTCTACGCACGATTTCTGAAAGGTCAAATGGAATAGAGAATGATTAGTGTTCTGACATATATGTTATTGATTTGTCAAaacgtgtgtttatgtgtagcCTACGTGTTACCAAGCTTGTCTTATCTTACCGTGCGTTGGTATTGGTGCAGTTTTTCCAGCATTTCCATAATCTCTTTGCTCAAACCCAGCACTCGAGAATAGCAAGTTGGGGGAGCGCTGTTTGCCGTCCAAAGAAAGTTGAAGAAAAATGCCAAAGCTACCACTGAAAATTTCATCCTGCTGCTTGCTCTTTCTCTCGTAAAAAACTTTTGACAGATAAAACTCCCGTTAGAACAGTCCTTGAGTAAGTTCACGCTCACAGTCCCACTGAGCTTTTCAACAGCAGAAGACAAAAACATCAATGACGTCACAGCCATGCTACAACCAGCACATTATtgacaggagaggggagaaaacATTTCACTGCCCCTGCAAAAATGAAAGGTAGTAGGCTACTCATTAGA is part of the Anguilla anguilla isolate fAngAng1 chromosome 7, fAngAng1.pri, whole genome shotgun sequence genome and encodes:
- the LOC118232255 gene encoding cytokine-like protein 1 yields the protein MKFSVVALAFFFNFLWTANSAPPTCYSRVLGLSKEIMEMLEKLHQYQRTKSCVEVLPKMYLDVHNSCVMSKLRDFLYAVENLPTQYCRERPRIILLKRKVRNLYVIINRVCYRDLVFFSDDCEALDNGQSSPRYGEDTLQLLQET